Proteins encoded within one genomic window of Streptomyces sp. NBC_00523:
- a CDS encoding WXG100 family type VII secretion target: protein MADNLSDGFIYVSYNHMSNAADDMVMQTKAIAQTLSNLEAELSELSKTWYGNDGDTYRQKQAAWDGAVQNMETLLTSHAQLLSDISGNYKYSENSLSQMWSEVTIGR from the coding sequence GTGGCAGACAACCTGAGCGACGGTTTCATCTACGTCAGCTACAACCACATGTCGAACGCGGCAGACGACATGGTGATGCAGACCAAGGCGATCGCCCAGACGCTGTCCAACCTTGAGGCAGAGCTCAGCGAGCTGTCCAAGACCTGGTACGGCAACGACGGCGACACGTACCGCCAGAAGCAGGCCGCCTGGGACGGTGCGGTGCAGAACATGGAGACGCTGCTCACCTCGCACGCGCAGCTTCTGAGCGACATCTCCGGCAACTACAAGTACAGCGAGAACTCGCTCAGCCAGATGTGGTCCGAAGTGACCATCGGCCGCTGA